In Deltaproteobacteria bacterium, a single genomic region encodes these proteins:
- a CDS encoding serine/threonine-protein phosphatase, producing the protein MNTFGITHKGLVRTKNQDRFFVQEFPDGSVLLAVADGLGGQEGGDRASAIAKESLHNFDPALEDIGRHLVELMRLADEEIRQTAENEPQLKGMGTTMTAAYVRQDTVYWAHVGDSRLYLFRQELLSQITEDNTMAGFLLAEGQLTKEEARVHPGRMFLFECVGCGDFEVDTGQFRIKDGDLLLLSTDGLHDEVPESIIVSLLKTKDSLEKKLAALVNAALNRGGSDNIAIVGLEM; encoded by the coding sequence ATGAATACTTTTGGCATTACTCACAAGGGGTTGGTGCGGACAAAAAATCAAGATCGCTTCTTTGTGCAAGAATTTCCTGACGGCTCTGTTCTCCTTGCTGTTGCCGATGGTCTCGGGGGACAGGAGGGCGGAGACCGCGCCTCGGCCATTGCCAAAGAAAGCCTTCACAATTTTGATCCTGCCCTGGAAGATATCGGCCGTCATCTGGTAGAGTTGATGCGGCTGGCGGATGAGGAAATTCGTCAGACTGCAGAAAATGAACCCCAGCTGAAGGGAATGGGCACCACCATGACGGCTGCCTACGTACGGCAAGACACAGTGTACTGGGCTCATGTGGGAGACAGCAGACTCTATCTTTTTCGACAAGAGCTGCTCTCACAAATAACCGAAGACAACACCATGGCAGGGTTTCTCCTGGCTGAAGGACAATTGACCAAGGAAGAAGCTAGAGTCCATCCGGGCAGGATGTTCCTTTTTGAATGTGTCGGCTGCGGTGATTTTGAAGTAGACACAGGACAATTCCGCATTAAGGACGGAGATCTCTTGCTGTTGTCCACGGATGGTCTTCACGACGAGGTCCCAGAAAGCATTATCGTCTCTCTTTTAAAGACAAAAGACAGCCTCGAGAAAAAGCTCGCAGCACTCGTCAACGCTGCCCTGAACAGAGGAGGCAGCGACAACATCGCCATTGTCGGTCTGGAAATGTGA